AcaataattattcatatacatacactaaatgcaaaaaaaaaacgcaTTTATTTTAGCTTAACAGTGataatacattttcttaaataacatatacaAAGAATCATTTAAACTtgattcaaaaaaaaaaaaaatgtccaGCCAAAAAGAAAGAGACATTCTCcattaaaataacataaattattacattatttattaattttagcgaaatatatatatattattcatgaAATCTAATTTAGcacaaaaatgtatatatgaagacAAAATATTTAGTTCAACTTTAGaaattacattaaaatataaattgatTATTCaaacacataaaaaattgaaattaaaaaagaagaaacatACTTTTTATTGTCTCTCTACAAAAACACCATTATATGTAggtgtatttataaaataaaaatagttattTTCATGTTTGTCAAGTATATCACTAAAGATATGgctatatatgttaaattcaTCTTCAcagaaaaacatatattaattcttatttatttttttcttaacttaattttcatattttataacttttcTATAGTAATAAACCATccctaatataaatataacaacaAATATAAGGTATGGTACGccataaatgaaaataatagatgcagatattttttgtaacatACCCCATTTACTTTGGCTTAACAAAGTTATTAAGGATCCCTGTACCCCAGACGCAACGCCACCTCCTGTAGATTCAACTGGGATAACAACTCTAATGAACCCAACAATCCACCATCTATAAATGTTTCTAAAGAAAGATCTAATATGGGTAATATTAATACCAGGATAACTAACAATATTAAAGCAATTTGTATTCTTcgttttttacataatagtttttatattccttatATTCAATAGTCttgatattttaatgtaatcttcataatcaagttctttaaatattttttttcaaaatcgaaatacttttttattttatgtacaccaaatttatttttgtcaaCACTTTTATCGTATTCCTCATTGTATAATGCACTTCTACATGAGGGTTCATGCTTTCCTTTTGCtccctttttattattagatatatatattctttttttcacttcATTATTTGGAATTTCTCCTTTAGAATTTGCAATACTTGAATTTTATCCtgattatattttgctaataCCCGATAATCTCTTGCATTTAATTTTCTACGAAGATTGTATTTTTCATCCacgtttttatttaaagagctctaacgaaaaaaaaaaaacgtaaatatttcttaattaatagaaaaatattttcatcataaataaacacattaattaaaatataaataacacaTATTTCTTTGAATAATGCTATAATACCATGTCAATGTAAAAGTAACATATCCAAGGTAAAAGCATAAacgttaaaatttttataaataagaacataattttttggtCCATCGTATAGGTTTCtaaaattgtaatatattcaaaaataattatatttataataaagtatTATTCATTCAATAGAAAATCGTACTACAtacaatttttcaattttctattattattttttcaaacaaggataataatatatatataccgaAATTGCATTTTACAAAAGGACCAAAATGAagtacttttaaaaaaatatcataaatttttaaatacttaCCTcatgaataattaaattattttaaataaaatgccataatttttattcatttataaatatacaaaatgtaCAGTTTCGTTATTCAATACAGTCGAGTaattaaaagttttttttattgaaactttttaatgtataaaaaaagtgtatgacataataatattttgaaatactCATTTAATATACAGCATAGAACGTAGAGAATATAGActtatttcaatattttatatatttggatAGCAATTTCTATTTATAATGATGTTTTCCTATTATAAATGCCAATTTATAAGATATTACACTTTAAAAAAACGCGTTATTCATTTTActaaatattcattataataaGCATAGAACTATTCCAATTATTAATGAAGTAGTCATTAACGTGTACAactttttgcattttttgaaaatgacACATTTTTTAGTTGTCATATAAACAGGTACATTAGGCTATGTTTCacaatatatttagaaagtCCAATTAGCAATGTTCTATTTAAactataaaaagatatatataattaaaaattaaatgaaaatttagatttatttttataccatatttttaaaaaacataatttataacaaaattaaatttgtaccattatttctaaatggcaatattttaaattaattgccattatattttcatattttacctgcatatatatatttaaaccaatattaatatatagcaaaaagaaaaaaaaaaggacacAATAAAATTAGTACGTGAATGTTGTATACAATTaccataatttaaaaatgttcaaaatataaatttttatatgagaTTAATATACAggttattatatgtaaattaaaaaatattaactggTAATAATATGATTTACCATAATATACTGCATAGTAACTTTtgtattgaaaattttacaGCTAATATATTAGTTCTTTTTTTGGTCctttaaaaacatattttatcagtaatataattttacaaaaacagAATTAACAATGAATACagttaaatgaaatatcatttttttttaataattcacTTATCAAAAAATACGATTGGCTCAATTATTTCTGCTACATAAGTGGTGAAAACCACATCataacaattataaaattattatattcgcAAAAAACTACTATAAAAGTCctaaatgaaattttattttacttatcatttaaaaaaatattattttccagacgaataaattaataaattaacaaaaaagataaaaaaataaaatttaaaatactatattatagttaaaacatatatatataaatactataaaaataaacacttccttttcattatgcaaaaaaaaaaaaacacaagttaattgttaatttaaaaataataattcattcTCTGAATAATCtgaaaaagtaataattttacactacaaaattataataaatataaaacagaaTTGTTTATAGTTAATTTGTAAATTCACAATtaaattcaataaaataaccttaattgattttatatattaattttaacttaaaaatatatattttttaatgaaacttgcatatatatagatatttatattgagctataaaaattaactaatacgaaaaaatacattaaattacatgttaaaaaactttaaagcatttaaatttacaaaaaaagtaaaaacttattttttttcatatttatttataaatataactacGTATATGTAGGTACGTATATGAAAACTAAGCAATTGatcttatatttaatatgtcattaaatattttacaggtactaaataacattaaaggcttttttatagatataaatatgttcCTTACCATTCATTGAAGGCTTCCAAgaatctaatttttttatgttttatgacatttttataataataatgaattcCTCGTATAAGAATAATACCCAATATTAAGATAggtaaacaatatattagaatactaaatattttaaatccTACATAATTCTTCACTTGACATGTAGTGAACCATAAAGCAGGCAAAGCCTCCTGAGGAGCTTGACCAGATGCAATGGCTTCCGCACTATTCCCTGATAACTCACATAATTTCAATAACAAGTTACCCGTAGTTTCAAATTTCCCTAATGATAAATCTAATATAGGTATAATTAATACcaatataaacaatattaaGAGTGAGTAAAGTCGTAATCTgtattttttacgttttaattttttgtaatccTTATCATTgattaacattatttttttaaaaaaagccATATCTTTCAGtccattcattatttttttatcataatgaTTATATGATTTATGAACTAtggtacatttatttttcataagttCCTTAATCAATTTCTCCTTAATTAGTGAAcatctatataatttttcgtttttttctttgtccCATTTTTCATAATCAACTGTAGgtaatttttctctttttttttttgtattatatggTATCTTTAATTCTAAATCTCCAACATACGGATAAATATCCTCTATATGAGTTCCTAATAAGCGATAAATTTGTGTATCTAAATTTCTATCAAAACCATATTTATGGTTCATAAATTTGACAAATGttctctaaaaaaaaaaatgtaaaaatttcctatataaatggatatatatacccattaaaaaaaaaaaaaattaataaaaataaaaaataaaaatatgaataatacaaattcattctaaattattatcataccATGTCACTGTAATAATGACAGAACCaaattaaaaggataaacacaaaaatgttgataaaaaatataaacctAATATTTTGTTCCATGTTATAATATctaatattgtaatatataaagtgagaaaaaaattagtattacgttatataatttcaataataaacaaaagcttatttttttatttttaattttttcttttataaagttaacatatatagataattttactatgtatgataaaaaaaaaaattacttaaaaaaggacgttataaaattatatatttagtattaattataaaaaattaacattaagTATAACTACACAATTTAaattcattcatatatattaacagctcataatttaattacatattaaagtaaataaacaaatttatttttataatttttaattatttggaCATCttgaatttaattataatatacaatgtataaaatatggaTACATGCTATTGATCTAGGAATTTCTAGaataattactatttttaagttttccTACTAATTAATcaaactttatatatattatatttcagaaatatatttattgttcataaaaaaaaattagcattttcaagaatacaaaaaaattattaatatattaaaaaaatatatattttgtgaaAATTTTCGTGttttactaataaaaaatacttattttatgctgcattatatttgtaaaaaattgaattcaCAATTTAATACATTCTAtctgaataaaatatatatgtcaaATTCGAATAGAGAgtgatattataattttttattatagtttTAGAATATCACATTTTTTACTTGTGTATAATTTACacctttatttataaattaaaaatatatatattcatacacTACATTAAagacaattttttttgtatttatatatgtttaaaataaaaatacttacatggtgaaaaacaataaagttattaaaggaaaaacacTTATAGAAATGTTGCAAACATTTTCgctaatttaaaaatatgtcaGAAGAATTATGTATACAATTTATTTACAGGAAATGACATGTAGACAACAAATGAGAAAgcatagaaatatatattaattttacgtattccttaataatttttatatttaaaaggtTACAAGgaatctattattttttaaatatttttttaaaaattttgtaatgcctgtaataaaatttacaggtacatatatatatatatatatatatataaataataatttgcttaaattaacaatatgatattattattttcttaactTATGTATTAATTTCAGTAAAACATACGTAAAAtcacttatttattttgttctagTTTTTCACACAATATGAACAtctcatattttttctattagtTAAAGCTTCCACATGTAGTACACATTAAtccatttttaattcttataatatcctatgtatataatttatgaaataaaatataaaatataagtgaactatataataaagtCCTTCGAAACATTTATCCATAAATAATCCTTTCCAGTCCTAGAAACATGTATTCTTCCTAAGATTTTTTTCATCTGCattcaaagaaaaaaaatatatataataataaattatatatgttatctAAATTGTGAAATCATACACAAATACTTTAATTTTgctgaaaattatttaattttttccttattaaatatatatatatatcagaaAACTTTACAcgctttttttctttttcttatttacatttaattgataatataattaatattcaaAGTAtccaaataatatatgataaatataaaataatattaaatttccatctccaaattattatatcatatttatgataaatatatatttcaaaatctacaaaaatataatatgatcATTTAAATGTTCAATTTTTATtgatatcattttattatttatgtgcTTTCAAGTATTATTATCTTGAATAGAActattatttcgtttttttataaagacAAATTGTTGGaaaatttccctttttttacaCGTTTAATGcaatttgttttctttttaaatcttgaaaatttctatatttcaattaatttatatagtattattatttatggtGAAAGATAACACTAAATATATAGTCATATAAATAGATTCGTAGCatgaaatagaaatatatttcgtATACTATGGTACaacattaataatttttatagcaTACGTaataatcatataaataagtttaaaagtgtaattattttaaaatatattaatgaaccAAATAAAACTAATGAATATCAATGTTATTCTATTTCACTGAAATCCACATTCGAGGGTCTCATGTAAAAAGTGGAAAAACCTTCTGATTCTAGcgcatatgaatatatataattatttccaATAAATATACTAACATTTATTGCAACTTTTcccatacattttttttttagactataaa
This window of the Plasmodium malariae genome assembly, contig: PmUG01_00_40, whole genome shotgun sequence genome carries:
- the PmUG01_00069000 gene encoding Plasmodium exported protein, unknown function — its product is MEQNIRFIFFINIFVFILLIWFCHYYSDMRTFVKFMNHKYGFDRNLDTQIYRLLGTHIEDIYPYVGDLELKIPYNTKKKREKLPTVDYEKWDKEKNEKLYRCSLIKEKLIKELMKNKCTIVHKSYNHYDKKIMNGLKDMAFFKKIMLINDKDYKKLKRKKYRLRLYSLLILFILVLIIPILDLSLGKFETTGNLLLKLCELSGNSAEAIASGQAPQEALPALWFTTCQVKNYVGFKIFSILIYCLPILILGIILIRGIHYYYKNVIKHKKIRFLEAFNEW